A section of the Halopiger aswanensis genome encodes:
- the nrfD gene encoding NrfD/PsrC family molybdoenzyme membrane anchor subunit, giving the protein MSTKTPSRADIVRPIGRPSTKYLVVAAVATLAFVVFLVGWTYQLAEGMAVTGLSDWGTGGGVTWGIYIGAFIWWVGIAHGGIILSAAVRLLGMDRYMPIARLAELMTIGGLSAAGFYIIVHLGRPDRMVTSVVGHYHITVNNSPLVWDVTVITAYFVLTATYLSLTLRYDVNRLRDDLPDALEPIYKILTIGYTEREDEIVQRMVWWLALAVIIMAPLLLHGGVIPWLFALLPTYPRWFGGVQGPQFLMIALTSAISGVIIISYSFRRAYDWEHIITDDIFRGLLLWLGFFCLLFLWLQLQQITSGTFSPPTGLGHTWEATLSEPFYILSMTLVGGVLAYIFAQTIRPSLFSKRRAIVASLAVLTATLLEKVLFVIEGFFHPAFDIYAATPGVYVPSLIELASVTGTIGMVTLIFLLVSKVVPVVELHAVEHLREDRDHEDTVMED; this is encoded by the coding sequence ATGAGTACGAAAACGCCGAGCAGAGCGGACATCGTCCGGCCGATCGGCCGTCCGTCGACGAAGTACCTCGTGGTAGCCGCCGTCGCTACCCTCGCGTTCGTCGTCTTTCTCGTCGGCTGGACCTACCAGCTCGCGGAAGGCATGGCCGTCACCGGACTCTCCGATTGGGGGACCGGCGGCGGCGTCACGTGGGGGATCTACATCGGCGCGTTCATCTGGTGGGTCGGGATCGCCCACGGCGGAATCATCCTGTCGGCTGCCGTCCGACTGCTGGGTATGGACCGATACATGCCGATCGCTCGCCTCGCCGAACTGATGACGATCGGCGGCCTCTCGGCTGCGGGCTTTTACATCATCGTCCACCTGGGCCGACCCGATCGGATGGTGACGAGCGTCGTCGGTCACTACCACATCACGGTCAACAACTCACCGCTGGTGTGGGACGTGACGGTCATTACGGCGTACTTCGTGCTGACGGCAACCTACCTTTCGCTGACGCTGCGGTACGACGTCAATCGACTGCGCGACGACCTGCCGGACGCCCTCGAGCCGATCTACAAGATCCTGACGATCGGCTACACCGAGCGCGAAGACGAGATCGTCCAGCGGATGGTCTGGTGGCTCGCGCTGGCGGTCATCATCATGGCCCCGCTCCTGCTTCACGGGGGCGTCATCCCCTGGCTGTTCGCGCTCCTCCCGACCTATCCGCGCTGGTTCGGCGGCGTGCAGGGACCGCAGTTCCTCATGATCGCGCTGACTTCGGCGATCAGCGGCGTGATCATCATCTCGTACTCGTTCCGTCGCGCCTACGACTGGGAGCACATCATCACCGACGACATCTTCCGGGGGCTGCTCCTGTGGCTCGGCTTCTTCTGTCTCCTGTTCCTCTGGCTGCAGCTCCAGCAGATCACGTCCGGGACGTTCTCGCCGCCCACCGGACTCGGCCACACCTGGGAGGCGACGCTGTCCGAACCGTTCTACATCCTCTCGATGACGCTGGTCGGCGGGGTCCTCGCGTACATCTTCGCCCAGACGATCCGTCCGTCCCTGTTCTCCAAGCGGCGCGCCATCGTCGCCTCGCTCGCGGTCCTCACCGCGACGCTGCTCGAGAAGGTGCTGTTCGTCATCGAGGGGTTCTTCCACCCCGCGTTCGACATCTACGCCGCGACGCCCGGGGTGTACGTGCCGAGCCTGATCGAACTCGCCTCCGTTACCGGTACGATCGGGATGGTGACGCTGATCTTCCTGCTCGTCTCCAAGGTCGTTCCGGTGGTCGAACTCCACGCGGTCGAACACCTGCGAGAAGACCGCGATCACGAGGACACCGTGATGGAGGACTGA
- a CDS encoding DUF7557 family protein — MTQTLEISDDLMDRLESHCEEGQSPEELVEELVSVYETEGTFLQEGYSE, encoded by the coding sequence ATGACCCAGACACTCGAAATCAGCGACGACCTGATGGACCGACTCGAGAGCCACTGCGAGGAGGGCCAATCCCCCGAGGAACTCGTCGAGGAGTTGGTCTCGGTGTACGAGACCGAGGGCACGTTCCTGCAAGAGGGGTACTCGGAGTAG
- a CDS encoding chemotaxis protein CheD, translated as MVDSEYECIPVGVAEYAVTGETRPLKTSGVGSCVAVALHDPDHEVSGLLHFMLPESDSRDRPEPDAKFADTGLEAMLDEFEREGGVADRSWAKLVGGATMIEFSGAGGSIGDQNVAAAKALLEAHGIPVRAVEVGGSAGRSITFDPTNGEVVVRTAGGTVIRK; from the coding sequence GTGGTCGACAGTGAATACGAGTGCATACCCGTCGGAGTCGCGGAGTACGCCGTCACCGGCGAAACCCGACCGCTGAAGACGAGCGGCGTGGGATCGTGCGTAGCCGTAGCGCTCCACGATCCCGACCACGAAGTGAGCGGCCTCTTGCATTTCATGCTCCCCGAGTCCGACTCGCGGGACCGTCCGGAACCCGACGCCAAGTTCGCCGACACCGGCCTCGAGGCGATGCTCGACGAGTTCGAGCGCGAGGGCGGCGTCGCGGACCGGTCGTGGGCGAAACTCGTCGGCGGGGCGACGATGATCGAGTTCAGCGGCGCCGGCGGATCGATCGGCGACCAGAACGTGGCCGCCGCGAAGGCGCTGCTCGAGGCCCACGGAATTCCCGTTCGGGCGGTCGAGGTCGGCGGCAGCGCCGGACGATCGATTACGTTCGACCCGACGAACGGAGAGGTCGTGGTCAGGACTGCGGGCGGCACTGTCATTCGAAAGTAG
- a CDS encoding DUF1405 domain-containing protein: protein MSTSTGLPDRDPLPTYLAPVPKTLEDLGLRFAWLVVAINLAGTAFGFWYYSGQFAHTPTAMWPWVPDSPMATLLIALAIGCWKLGREQPWLTALAFFGNIILGLWTPYTLLAFADAYSYLHPLMYQFLFWSHLAMVVQALVLHRISDFPVWSVAVALVWYGSNLVVDYFVPIVGEPHHTFIPVARETPMFLGADALGVIAAGEVTFTLLALFLALAIRAEKLALRVDGGPATTGGS, encoded by the coding sequence ATGAGCACGTCGACCGGGCTGCCGGACCGCGATCCGCTGCCGACGTACCTCGCACCCGTGCCGAAGACGCTCGAAGATCTAGGGCTTCGATTCGCGTGGCTGGTCGTCGCGATCAACCTCGCGGGGACGGCCTTCGGCTTCTGGTACTACTCGGGCCAGTTCGCGCACACGCCGACCGCGATGTGGCCGTGGGTGCCCGACAGCCCGATGGCAACGTTGCTGATCGCGCTGGCGATCGGCTGCTGGAAACTGGGGCGCGAGCAGCCGTGGCTCACGGCGCTGGCGTTCTTCGGAAACATCATCCTCGGGCTGTGGACGCCGTACACGCTGCTGGCGTTCGCCGACGCCTACAGCTACCTCCACCCGCTGATGTACCAGTTCCTCTTCTGGAGCCACCTCGCGATGGTCGTCCAGGCGCTGGTGCTCCACCGCATCTCGGACTTCCCGGTGTGGAGCGTCGCCGTCGCGCTCGTCTGGTACGGAAGTAACCTCGTCGTCGACTACTTCGTGCCGATCGTCGGCGAGCCCCACCACACGTTCATCCCCGTCGCGCGCGAGACGCCGATGTTCCTCGGCGCGGACGCACTCGGCGTCATCGCCGCCGGTGAAGTGACGTTCACGCTGCTCGCACTCTTTCTCGCGCTCGCCATCCGCGCCGAGAAGCTCGCACTTCGGGTCGACGGCGGACCGGCGACAACCGGCGGCTCGTAA
- a CDS encoding class I SAM-dependent methyltransferase, translated as MAPDADVTFERAVLPEFDPDRQFDVVSSFYTLCYVADVERALQNLFDAVVPGGYLLITYHNEYAQSIFESIAESPTDYLDETSAWDPDHFAERFELVIGGENLLSYRRIRDVLGSWPQSVWSVAENAERYDAWRQNPFVFVPKPER; from the coding sequence GTGGCACCGGACGCCGACGTCACGTTCGAGCGAGCCGTCCTCCCCGAGTTCGACCCCGACCGGCAGTTCGACGTCGTCTCCTCGTTCTACACGCTCTGTTACGTCGCGGACGTAGAGCGGGCACTGCAGAACCTGTTCGATGCGGTCGTGCCCGGCGGATACCTGCTCATCACGTATCACAACGAGTACGCGCAGTCGATATTCGAGTCGATCGCCGAGTCGCCGACCGACTATCTGGACGAAACGTCCGCTTGGGATCCTGACCACTTCGCCGAACGGTTCGAACTCGTCATCGGCGGCGAGAACCTCCTCTCGTACCGACGAATACGGGACGTGCTCGGATCGTGGCCCCAGAGCGTCTGGTCGGTCGCGGAAAACGCCGAGCGGTACGACGCGTGGCGGCAGAACCCGTTCGTATTCGTCCCTAAGCCCGAGCGGTGA
- a CDS encoding homoserine kinase encodes MLTVRAPATSANLGSGFDVFGVALGTPADVVRVERAPETTINVTGAGSEYIPEDPAQNTVGAVADALDAPARIHIDKGVRPSSGLGSSAASAAAAAVALNALYDRGYSREELVPIAAEGEALVSGEAHADNVAPSLLGGFTIATDDGVTQVDASIPVVACLPETAVSTRDARAVVPDEAALEDVVDTVGNAATLTVGMTRDDPELVGRGMEDAIVTPKRTSLIDGYEQVRTAALDAGATGVTVSGAGPGVLAVCHRRDQRAVASAMLEAFEAVGIDSRAYQTRVGEGARLYRE; translated from the coding sequence ATGCTCACCGTGCGGGCACCAGCGACGAGCGCGAACCTCGGGAGTGGCTTCGACGTCTTCGGCGTCGCTCTCGGCACGCCCGCCGACGTCGTTCGGGTCGAGCGCGCGCCGGAAACGACGATCAACGTCACGGGGGCCGGCAGCGAGTACATCCCCGAGGATCCGGCGCAAAACACCGTCGGCGCGGTCGCCGACGCGCTCGACGCACCGGCCCGCATCCACATCGACAAGGGCGTCCGCCCCTCCTCGGGCCTGGGCTCCTCGGCCGCGAGCGCGGCCGCCGCGGCCGTCGCGCTCAACGCCCTCTACGACCGCGGCTACTCCCGCGAGGAACTCGTCCCGATCGCCGCGGAGGGCGAGGCGCTCGTCTCCGGCGAAGCCCACGCCGACAACGTCGCCCCCTCCCTGCTGGGCGGGTTTACCATCGCGACCGACGACGGCGTCACGCAGGTCGACGCGTCGATCCCCGTCGTCGCCTGCCTCCCCGAGACGGCCGTCTCGACGCGCGACGCGCGCGCAGTCGTCCCCGACGAGGCGGCGCTCGAGGACGTCGTCGACACCGTCGGGAACGCCGCTACGCTGACGGTCGGGATGACCAGGGACGACCCCGAACTCGTCGGTCGCGGGATGGAAGACGCGATCGTCACCCCGAAGCGAACGAGCCTGATCGACGGCTACGAGCAGGTTCGCACCGCCGCTCTCGACGCGGGCGCGACCGGCGTCACCGTCAGCGGCGCCGGCCCGGGCGTGCTGGCGGTCTGTCACCGGCGGGATCAGCGCGCGGTCGCGTCGGCGATGCTCGAGGCCTTCGAGGCGGTCGGCATCGACAGCCGGGCCTACCAGACCCGCGTCGGCGAGGGCGCGCGGCTGTACCGGGAGTGA
- a CDS encoding MFS transporter, translating into MDANDRSIAGFTMAGHALVHWFETSIPIFLVVWLNEFDIGVALFGLIVALGYAPFGAGALPGGILADRYGPKRLILACLGGMSVAFLLLSVGTSIYAVAVGLILWGVAASVYHPAGLSLISTGVAERGTVFAWHGIAGNVGIALGPFVAATLLIFLEWRLVAAILAVPGLLAVLYGLTADFDPTAAVDGGVEAGADEALSLSDLLTNSRTLFASAFALIFVIVAFEGLYYRGMLTYLPEILHSAPAIEGLPLPTDLEGIEPSRYIYVGLLIVGMAGQYAGGKLTDRVDPERGLAAIFAVFVVLALAFVPVVELGLGAIVALCGVFGFFLFAIQPFYQDAVAVYTPADTRGLSYGYTYLGEFGIGSASIAVGGFVLETFSTTGFFLTIAGFALAGTVLSAGLLAGLDRFVDPERTVDAKADD; encoded by the coding sequence ATGGACGCGAACGATCGTTCGATAGCCGGCTTCACGATGGCCGGGCACGCGCTGGTTCACTGGTTCGAGACGTCGATCCCGATCTTTCTCGTCGTCTGGCTGAACGAGTTCGATATCGGCGTCGCGCTGTTCGGCCTCATCGTCGCCCTCGGCTACGCACCCTTCGGCGCCGGCGCACTACCCGGCGGCATCCTCGCCGATCGGTACGGCCCGAAGCGGCTCATTCTGGCCTGTCTCGGCGGAATGAGCGTCGCCTTCCTACTGCTCTCGGTCGGCACCTCGATCTACGCCGTCGCCGTCGGCCTGATCCTGTGGGGCGTCGCCGCGAGCGTCTACCACCCCGCCGGCCTCTCGCTGATCAGCACCGGCGTCGCGGAACGCGGGACGGTCTTCGCCTGGCACGGCATCGCCGGCAACGTCGGCATCGCGCTGGGTCCGTTCGTCGCCGCCACGCTGTTGATTTTCCTCGAGTGGCGACTCGTCGCGGCGATCCTGGCCGTTCCCGGGCTGCTGGCCGTCCTCTACGGACTCACGGCCGACTTCGATCCGACCGCGGCCGTCGACGGCGGCGTTGAGGCCGGTGCGGACGAGGCCCTCTCGCTGTCGGATCTCCTGACGAACTCCCGGACGCTGTTCGCGAGCGCCTTCGCGCTGATCTTCGTCATCGTCGCCTTCGAGGGACTGTACTACCGCGGGATGCTCACCTACCTCCCCGAGATTCTCCACAGCGCACCCGCGATCGAGGGGCTGCCGCTCCCGACCGACCTCGAGGGGATCGAGCCGAGTCGCTACATCTACGTCGGTCTCCTGATCGTCGGCATGGCGGGCCAGTACGCGGGCGGCAAGCTGACGGATCGCGTCGATCCCGAGCGCGGCCTCGCCGCGATCTTCGCGGTTTTCGTGGTGCTCGCGCTCGCGTTCGTCCCCGTCGTGGAGCTGGGACTGGGCGCGATCGTCGCGCTCTGTGGCGTCTTCGGCTTCTTCCTGTTCGCGATCCAGCCGTTCTACCAGGACGCCGTCGCCGTCTACACGCCGGCCGACACGCGGGGACTCTCCTACGGCTACACCTACCTCGGGGAGTTCGGCATCGGCTCGGCGAGCATCGCCGTCGGCGGGTTCGTCCTCGAGACGTTCTCCACGACGGGATTCTTCCTGACGATTGCGGGCTTTGCACTCGCCGGAACCGTCCTCTCGGCGGGGCTGCTCGCCGGCCTCGACCGGTTCGTCGATCCGGAGCGGACGGTCGACGCGAAGGCTGACGACTGA
- the pdxS gene encoding pyridoxal 5'-phosphate synthase lyase subunit PdxS, whose product MADTTDADADLEELRRGTDLVKRGFARMQKGGVIMDVVNKEQARIAEDAGAVAVMALEAVPADIRKRGGVARMADPADVEEIVQEVSIPVMGKSRIGHTKEAQILEAVGVDMIDESEVLTPADDAYHIDKREFTAPFVCGARNLGEALRRIDEGAAMIRTKGEAGTGDVNQAVHHQRNIKGAIRKIEGMTHEEREAFAREIEAPAELVHETAEMGRLPVVNFAAGGIATPADAALMMHHGCDGIFVGSGIFGAENPPAMAEAIVEATNNWDDPEALAEISKNLGKGMKGDANADLPEEEQLQGRGV is encoded by the coding sequence ATGGCAGATACGACCGACGCTGATGCCGACCTCGAGGAACTGCGCCGGGGGACCGATCTCGTCAAGCGCGGCTTCGCTCGGATGCAGAAGGGCGGCGTCATCATGGACGTCGTCAATAAAGAACAGGCTCGCATCGCCGAGGACGCCGGTGCGGTCGCCGTCATGGCGTTGGAGGCCGTCCCCGCCGACATCCGCAAGCGCGGCGGCGTCGCCCGGATGGCCGACCCCGCGGACGTCGAGGAGATCGTCCAGGAGGTCTCGATCCCCGTAATGGGCAAGTCCCGAATCGGGCACACGAAGGAAGCCCAAATCTTGGAGGCCGTCGGCGTGGACATGATCGACGAGTCCGAGGTGCTCACGCCGGCCGACGACGCCTACCACATCGACAAGCGCGAGTTCACCGCACCCTTCGTCTGCGGCGCGCGGAACCTCGGCGAAGCCCTCCGGCGCATCGACGAGGGCGCGGCGATGATCCGTACGAAGGGTGAGGCCGGCACCGGTGACGTGAATCAGGCCGTCCACCACCAGCGCAACATCAAGGGCGCGATCCGCAAGATCGAGGGTATGACCCACGAGGAGCGGGAAGCCTTCGCCCGCGAGATCGAGGCGCCCGCCGAACTGGTCCACGAGACCGCGGAGATGGGCCGGCTGCCGGTCGTCAACTTCGCCGCCGGCGGGATCGCGACGCCGGCCGACGCCGCCCTCATGATGCACCACGGCTGCGACGGCATCTTCGTCGGCAGCGGTATCTTCGGCGCGGAGAACCCGCCCGCGATGGCCGAAGCGATCGTCGAGGCGACGAACAACTGGGACGATCCCGAGGCGCTCGCCGAAATTTCGAAGAACCTCGGCAAGGGGATGAAAGGCGACGCGAACGCCGACCTCCCCGAAGAGGAACAGCTGCAGGGCCGCGGCGTCTAG
- a CDS encoding NAD(P)/FAD-dependent oxidoreductase, translating to MTEYVIIGDGISGSSAAETLREEDPDAKITVITDEGEALYNRILIKEHAKGKLPEAPISIHDEEWYDERDIDLSLNTHVTSVDTDDKTVHTHEGEDIGYDKLLIATGGTPTQLPVENSDADGIHHFWTFQDARRIREAAEGSEKAVIVGAGLLGIDFAAVCGAQGIEGKYLMRGDRWWRYALSSDGAEIMHNGMRDKGVEPVFNSGVDRFEVDDDGHVEAAIDPNGERYECDWAGVAIGLTFNTEFLRGSGIEQDNGIVVDEYMQTNLEDVYAAGDLTQFYDVLLGEQAQNGSWGSAKEQGRVAAVNMAADAEDEEFEWVSSYSITHFDFPFLSFGHPTLGDEYAERKYSDTEWRRIAFKDGKIVGGVLIGDLSPQSKFKQLMREQREVADQQEVLLEKQVDLDELAPAQEQ from the coding sequence ATGACAGAGTACGTCATCATCGGTGACGGGATCTCTGGCAGCTCGGCTGCCGAGACCCTCCGGGAGGAAGATCCGGACGCGAAGATTACCGTCATCACCGATGAAGGGGAAGCACTGTATAACCGCATTCTCATCAAGGAACACGCGAAAGGCAAGCTTCCCGAGGCGCCGATCTCGATCCACGACGAGGAGTGGTACGACGAGCGCGACATCGACCTCTCCCTGAATACCCACGTCACGTCCGTCGATACCGACGACAAGACCGTCCACACCCACGAGGGCGAGGACATCGGCTACGACAAGCTCCTGATCGCGACCGGCGGCACCCCGACCCAGCTACCGGTCGAGAACAGCGACGCCGACGGCATTCACCACTTCTGGACCTTCCAGGACGCCCGACGCATTCGCGAGGCCGCCGAAGGCTCCGAAAAGGCCGTCATCGTCGGCGCCGGTCTGCTCGGCATCGACTTCGCGGCGGTCTGTGGCGCCCAGGGTATCGAGGGCAAGTACCTGATGCGCGGCGACCGCTGGTGGCGCTACGCGCTCTCGAGCGACGGCGCGGAGATCATGCACAACGGCATGCGCGACAAGGGCGTCGAGCCCGTCTTCAACAGCGGCGTCGACCGCTTCGAGGTCGACGACGACGGCCACGTCGAAGCCGCGATCGACCCGAACGGCGAGCGCTACGAGTGCGACTGGGCGGGCGTCGCCATCGGGCTGACGTTCAACACCGAGTTCCTGCGCGGCTCCGGTATCGAGCAGGACAACGGCATCGTCGTCGACGAGTACATGCAGACCAACCTCGAGGACGTCTACGCGGCCGGCGACCTCACTCAGTTCTACGACGTGCTGCTCGGCGAGCAGGCCCAGAACGGCTCCTGGGGCTCGGCCAAGGAGCAGGGCCGTGTCGCCGCGGTCAACATGGCCGCCGACGCCGAGGACGAGGAGTTCGAGTGGGTCTCCTCCTACTCCATCACGCACTTCGACTTCCCGTTCCTCTCCTTCGGCCACCCGACGCTCGGCGACGAGTACGCCGAGCGCAAGTACAGCGACACCGAGTGGCGCCGTATCGCCTTCAAGGACGGCAAGATCGTCGGCGGCGTCCTCATCGGCGATCTCTCGCCCCAGAGCAAGTTCAAGCAGCTCATGCGCGAACAGCGCGAGGTCGCCGACCAGCAGGAGGTCCTGCTCGAGAAGCAGGTCGATCTCGACGAACTCGCACCCGCACAGGAACAGTAA
- the gdhB gene encoding glutamate dehydrogenase GdhB — protein MASNATAADVPAGEDEEPVDEESAQKTALRQLEHAADHLSLDPNVVERLKHPAHVHEVNVPIERDDGSLEVYTGYRVQHDSVRGPFKGGLRYHPEVTREECIGLSMWMTWKCAVMDIPFGGAKGGIVVDPKDLSEAETERLTRRFTQEIRDAIGPNKDIPAPDMGTDPQTMSWLMDAYSMQEGETLPGVVTGKPPVVGGSEGREEAPGRSVAIITREACDYYDQPLEETTVAVQGFGSVGANAARLLDEWGATVVAISDVNGAAYDPDGIPVQEIPSHDEEPEAVTEYANAHADQIITNDELLRLDVDVLIPAAIGNVITEANADDIYASLVVEGANGPTTSAADAILTERGVPVIPDILANAGGVTVSYFEWLQDINRRSWSLERVNSELEAEMEAAWNAVRTEVDERGVTWRDATYIVALDRIGRAHEARGLWP, from the coding sequence ATGGCTTCGAACGCAACAGCGGCAGACGTCCCAGCGGGGGAGGACGAGGAACCAGTCGACGAAGAATCGGCGCAGAAAACGGCGCTTCGGCAGCTCGAGCACGCCGCGGATCACCTGTCGCTCGATCCGAACGTCGTCGAGCGACTGAAACACCCGGCCCACGTCCACGAGGTGAACGTCCCGATCGAGCGCGACGACGGCTCGCTCGAGGTCTATACCGGCTATCGGGTCCAGCACGACAGCGTGCGCGGGCCGTTCAAGGGCGGACTGCGCTACCACCCGGAGGTGACGCGCGAGGAGTGTATCGGCCTCTCGATGTGGATGACCTGGAAGTGCGCGGTGATGGACATCCCCTTCGGCGGCGCGAAGGGCGGTATCGTCGTCGATCCGAAGGACCTGAGCGAGGCCGAAACCGAGCGGCTCACCCGCCGGTTCACCCAGGAGATTCGCGACGCCATCGGGCCGAACAAGGACATTCCGGCGCCGGACATGGGGACGGACCCGCAGACGATGTCCTGGCTGATGGACGCCTACAGCATGCAGGAGGGGGAGACGCTCCCCGGCGTCGTCACCGGCAAACCGCCGGTCGTCGGCGGTAGCGAGGGCCGCGAGGAGGCCCCCGGTCGCAGCGTCGCGATCATCACCCGCGAGGCCTGTGACTACTACGACCAGCCTCTCGAGGAGACGACGGTCGCCGTCCAGGGATTCGGCAGCGTCGGCGCGAACGCCGCGCGCCTGCTCGACGAGTGGGGCGCGACGGTCGTCGCGATCAGCGACGTCAACGGCGCCGCCTACGACCCGGACGGCATCCCGGTTCAGGAGATTCCGTCCCACGACGAGGAACCCGAAGCCGTCACGGAGTACGCGAACGCCCACGCGGACCAGATCATCACTAACGACGAGCTCCTGCGACTCGACGTTGACGTGCTGATCCCGGCCGCGATCGGCAACGTGATCACCGAGGCGAACGCCGACGACATCTACGCCTCGCTCGTCGTCGAGGGCGCGAACGGCCCCACGACCAGCGCCGCGGACGCGATCCTGACCGAACGCGGCGTGCCGGTCATCCCCGATATTCTGGCGAACGCGGGCGGCGTCACGGTGAGCTACTTCGAGTGGCTCCAGGACATCAACCGCCGCTCGTGGTCGCTCGAGCGCGTCAACAGCGAACTCGAGGCCGAGATGGAAGCGGCCTGGAACGCGGTCCGGACGGAGGTCGACGAGCGCGGCGTGACCTGGCGGGACGCGACGTACATCGTCGCGCTCGATCGGATCGGCCGCGCCCACGAGGCGCGCGGACTCTGGCCCTGA
- a CDS encoding DUF6149 family protein, which yields MKLRQNARHFASRKALETPVVRSVAKSGLVRMHTKVFLGKADPDHADEREEHLDGLFDATVDTYLRALQDGYSEAEAREITHIQANFDFYNHGWTEMMEFPGDELEDHYDRYREFFERWDITIDDPLGQFEPRGGLPEAPSTPEKLENPEHPHAEGGFADDVYVENEEGELVVGGQDEPDDVDISQAVGVGEDDADSDGDQTAA from the coding sequence ATGAAACTTCGGCAGAACGCACGTCACTTCGCCTCGCGGAAGGCACTCGAGACGCCGGTCGTCCGCTCGGTCGCCAAATCCGGCCTCGTCCGCATGCACACGAAGGTCTTCCTCGGCAAGGCGGATCCGGACCACGCAGACGAGCGGGAGGAGCACCTCGACGGCCTGTTCGATGCAACGGTCGACACCTACCTGCGCGCGCTTCAGGACGGCTACTCGGAGGCCGAAGCCCGCGAGATCACTCACATCCAGGCTAACTTCGACTTCTACAACCACGGCTGGACCGAGATGATGGAGTTCCCGGGCGACGAACTCGAGGACCACTACGACCGCTATCGAGAGTTCTTCGAGCGGTGGGACATCACGATCGACGACCCGCTGGGACAGTTCGAACCCCGCGGCGGACTCCCCGAGGCCCCGTCGACGCCCGAGAAACTCGAGAACCCCGAGCACCCCCACGCGGAGGGCGGGTTCGCCGACGACGTCTACGTCGAGAACGAGGAGGGCGAACTCGTCGTCGGCGGGCAGGACGAACCCGACGACGTCGACATCTCGCAGGCCGTCGGGGTCGGCGAGGACGACGCCGATTCGGACGGCGATCAAACGGCCGCCTAG
- a CDS encoding rubrerythrin-like domain-containing protein, translating to MFDATADSETESTYECLRCGKLITASKHPGNCPECGAGIQNRANSLE from the coding sequence ATGTTCGACGCAACAGCGGATTCCGAGACGGAATCCACGTACGAGTGCCTCCGGTGTGGGAAGCTCATCACGGCCAGCAAACATCCGGGCAACTGCCCGGAATGCGGGGCAGGGATCCAGAATCGGGCGAATTCTCTCGAGTAA
- a CDS encoding acetoacetate decarboxylase family protein produces the protein MSADPPHTTSRSDGDRSRVRLSTGHTVSLPLELSFAMGGVVVPARRRRLEAALPSALEPLAIAPGIGCVALVGIRYRRVGRGDEAGDGAGLEPYDEFAVIVPAVRGARTSVPLAQALDGELGGYVHWLPVTTDASVALGREIWGYPKERVALTVADTPRGMRIAVSRRDGSRGDDAGDGDDLAVRLEVLRPLIGGRRRDLTLRSYSITDGALHRAQARIRGEIAIGSPVGANLCVASELASELGLWRRPIARLYGADVRARLEAGDAVE, from the coding sequence ATGTCAGCCGACCCTCCCCACACCACGTCGCGCTCCGACGGCGATCGATCGCGCGTGCGCCTCTCGACCGGCCACACCGTCTCGCTGCCCCTCGAGCTTTCGTTCGCGATGGGCGGGGTCGTCGTCCCCGCTCGTCGACGACGGCTCGAGGCGGCGCTCCCGTCGGCACTCGAGCCGCTGGCGATCGCACCGGGGATCGGCTGCGTCGCGCTCGTCGGCATCCGGTACCGACGGGTCGGCCGCGGGGACGAAGCCGGCGACGGCGCCGGTCTCGAGCCCTACGACGAGTTCGCCGTCATCGTCCCGGCGGTCCGCGGCGCCCGCACGTCCGTCCCGCTCGCGCAGGCCCTCGACGGCGAACTCGGCGGCTACGTCCACTGGCTTCCCGTCACGACCGACGCGTCGGTCGCGCTCGGCCGCGAGATCTGGGGGTATCCGAAGGAGCGGGTCGCCCTCACGGTCGCCGACACGCCGCGGGGGATGCGGATCGCCGTTAGCCGGCGGGACGGCAGCCGCGGTGACGATGCCGGAGACGGCGACGACCTCGCGGTACGACTCGAGGTTCTACGCCCGCTGATCGGCGGCCGACGACGAGATCTGACGCTTCGGAGCTACAGCATCACGGACGGAGCTCTCCACCGCGCGCAGGCTCGAATCCGCGGTGAGATCGCGATCGGGTCGCCCGTCGGCGCGAACCTGTGTGTCGCGTCCGAACTGGCGTCCGAGCTGGGGCTCTGGCGACGCCCGATCGCCCGACTGTACGGCGCGGACGTTCGAGCACGGTTAGAAGCCGGCGACGCCGTCGAGTGA